From the genome of Halorussus caseinilyticus, one region includes:
- a CDS encoding segregation and condensation protein A, whose protein sequence is MIDGDETDDEKASDDFSLNIAGHDEERREGAASNPFGDGASEESGASGDSPESPDDGETDADAILGDELDVDADPDDDEAEPVELLVQLAEDGEIEPWDIDIVTVTDKFLDRLDEADLRTSGRALFYASVLLRMKSDAMLADDDEDEEPDDPWDEWEMAADAPTDGEFPAHDPVDRLEDEMERRLDRKTARGTPETLDELVRELRERERGSWWKESRSYDTSDSPSGFQRGTQTLDYRMDDDMRVEEEPSADDVTGTAHEEDIEAVIDDVREELRSHYERGRDEVLYAEIDAVGGSRIRTFLALLFLSHRGTVTLDQDDMFGDLWVEDAETADGTETPEAIAD, encoded by the coding sequence ATGATTGACGGTGACGAGACGGACGACGAAAAAGCGAGCGACGACTTCTCGCTGAACATCGCGGGCCACGACGAAGAGAGGCGCGAGGGCGCGGCGTCGAACCCGTTCGGCGACGGCGCGTCCGAGGAATCGGGCGCGTCCGGCGACTCCCCGGAGTCGCCGGACGACGGCGAAACCGACGCCGACGCCATCCTCGGCGACGAACTCGACGTGGACGCCGACCCGGACGACGACGAGGCCGAACCCGTCGAACTCCTCGTCCAACTCGCCGAGGACGGCGAAATCGAGCCGTGGGACATCGACATCGTGACGGTCACGGACAAGTTCCTCGACAGACTCGACGAGGCCGACCTCCGGACCTCCGGACGGGCGCTGTTCTACGCCAGCGTCCTGCTTCGGATGAAGTCCGACGCGATGCTGGCCGACGACGACGAGGACGAGGAGCCCGACGACCCGTGGGACGAGTGGGAGATGGCCGCGGACGCGCCGACGGACGGCGAATTCCCGGCCCACGACCCGGTGGACCGACTCGAAGACGAGATGGAGCGCCGACTCGACCGCAAGACCGCCCGCGGGACGCCCGAGACGCTGGACGAACTCGTCCGGGAGTTGCGCGAGCGAGAGCGCGGGTCGTGGTGGAAAGAGTCCAGAAGCTACGACACCAGCGACTCGCCAAGCGGGTTCCAGCGCGGGACCCAGACGCTGGACTACCGGATGGACGACGACATGCGCGTCGAGGAGGAACCCTCCGCCGACGACGTGACCGGCACGGCCCACGAGGAGGACATCGAGGCGGTCATCGACGACGTGCGCGAGGAACTCCGGAGTCACTACGAGAGGGGCCGCGACGAGGTGCTGTACGCCGAAATCGACGCGGTAGGCGGGTCGCGCATCCGGACGTTTCTGGCGCTCCTGTTTCTCTCCCACCGCGGTACCGTGACCCTCGACCAAGACGACATGTTCGGCGACCTGTGGGTCGAAGACGCCGAAACCGCCGACGGGACCGAGACGCCGGAAGCTATCGCGGACTGA
- a CDS encoding DUF7518 family protein, whose product MSDQDERIEELESKVGRLEATIQGLTEELVEVHDRLETLEAAADAQSAAASAQSGETRPSEQPADDERAQTDKNDEAKSDESHEEDETGGDSGLGDDIIVA is encoded by the coding sequence ATGAGCGACCAAGACGAGCGCATCGAGGAACTCGAATCCAAGGTCGGGCGACTCGAAGCGACGATACAGGGACTCACCGAGGAACTTGTTGAGGTTCACGACCGACTCGAAACGCTCGAAGCGGCCGCCGACGCGCAGTCGGCGGCCGCGAGCGCGCAGTCCGGAGAGACCCGACCGTCGGAGCAACCGGCGGACGACGAGCGGGCGCAAACCGACAAAAACGACGAGGCTAAAAGCGACGAGTCCCACGAAGAAGACGAGACGGGGGGAGACTCCGGGTTAGGCGACGACATCATCGTCGCGTGA
- a CDS encoding YeiH family protein, which produces MTGLRRLAPGFALLLAVGALGELVGAATPLNSLVVTIALGIALANVAGVPASCKPGVATHDLWLEVGIVLMGARIALDSVLAAGVPLLASVVGVVAFTLVVAEGFSRRWFGLQRRLGSLLAAGASVCGVSAVVAVAGTVRADEDQIAYATSAILLFDALTLFAYPAVGRLLGLSGQVFGIWAGLSMFSTGPVAAAGFAYSDAAGQWATLTKLTRNVLLGVVVVAYSVVYTESDSSATATTLGGTLRRLWRGFPKFVVGFVSVILLASSGALSAAEIDALTRASHWLFLAAFAGLGLDIDAADLHRTGVRPVTLLFVTLVVVSAVSLVGVQFLF; this is translated from the coding sequence ATGACGGGACTCCGACGACTCGCTCCCGGATTCGCGCTCTTGCTCGCGGTCGGTGCCCTCGGCGAACTCGTCGGGGCGGCGACCCCGCTGAACTCGCTCGTGGTGACAATCGCGCTCGGCATCGCCCTCGCCAACGTCGCGGGAGTGCCCGCGTCCTGCAAGCCGGGAGTCGCCACGCACGACCTCTGGTTGGAAGTCGGCATCGTGTTGATGGGCGCTCGCATCGCGCTCGACTCGGTTCTGGCGGCGGGCGTCCCGCTACTGGCGTCGGTCGTCGGCGTCGTCGCGTTCACCCTCGTCGTCGCCGAGGGATTCTCCCGCAGGTGGTTCGGTCTCCAGCGGCGACTCGGGTCGTTGCTGGCGGCGGGCGCGAGCGTCTGTGGCGTCTCCGCAGTCGTCGCCGTCGCCGGAACCGTCCGTGCCGACGAGGACCAAATCGCCTACGCGACGAGCGCAATCCTGCTGTTCGACGCGCTCACGCTCTTCGCCTACCCCGCGGTGGGCCGACTGCTCGGTCTCTCCGGGCAGGTGTTCGGCATCTGGGCGGGACTGAGCATGTTCAGCACGGGTCCGGTGGCCGCGGCCGGGTTCGCCTACTCCGACGCCGCCGGGCAGTGGGCCACGCTGACGAAACTCACCCGCAACGTCCTGCTGGGCGTCGTCGTGGTCGCCTACTCGGTGGTCTACACCGAGTCCGACTCGAGCGCGACTGCCACGACCCTCGGCGGGACGCTCCGACGACTCTGGAGGGGTTTCCCCAAGTTCGTCGTCGGGTTCGTCTCGGTGATTCTGTTGGCGAGTAGCGGGGCGCTGTCGGCGGCCGAAATCGACGCGCTCACGCGAGCCTCCCACTGGCTGTTTCTCGCGGCGTTCGCCGGACTCGGACTCGACATCGACGCCGCGGACCTCCACCGGACGGGGGTTCGGCCGGTCACGCTCCTGTTCGTGACGCTCGTCGTCGTCAGCGCGGTGTCGCTGGTCGGGGTCCAGTTCCTGTTCTGA
- the gatB gene encoding Asp-tRNA(Asn)/Glu-tRNA(Gln) amidotransferase subunit GatB: protein MTAQAVQQEDLAVVIGLEVHVQLETDTKIFCSCSTDVADAEPNTHTCPVCLGLPGALPVLNEAAVESAVKVGKAIDADIPVETTFHRKNYFYPDLPKGFQITQYDAPVCQDGELEVEVEGDRRTVGIQRAHLEEDPGSLQHAGGSIDTADYTLVNYNRAGVPLMEIVTEPDFRGPEEVEAFLAKLEEVLEYLGVFDSQRDGSLRIDANLSVVDADEIGDDGEISDEALEAANRTEVKNISSHKGAEKALAYEAQRQKNAVQRGREVEQETRHWDEGRGITMSMRSKEEEKDYRYFREADLPPLQVSDWKQKLEIPELPDARRERFRDEYDLSEEAASKLTSTKQVADFYEDVAGEYDPDLAATWVADNLLGELNYRDMEITDVADRLDEFKRLVALVADEEITTKNAEEVVLREMLDEGDDPETVIDREGLGKADEGEIEGAVSDAIEENPDAVEDYHAGEGGALNFLVGQVMQKTGGSADPGSVNQMLRGRLDE, encoded by the coding sequence ATGACTGCTCAGGCTGTCCAGCAGGAGGACCTCGCCGTCGTCATCGGACTGGAGGTCCACGTCCAACTGGAGACGGACACGAAGATTTTCTGTAGCTGTTCGACCGACGTTGCCGACGCCGAACCGAACACCCACACCTGCCCGGTGTGTCTCGGCCTGCCGGGTGCGCTTCCGGTGCTGAACGAGGCGGCCGTCGAGTCGGCGGTCAAGGTCGGGAAGGCCATCGACGCCGACATCCCCGTGGAGACGACCTTCCACCGGAAGAACTACTTCTACCCCGACCTGCCGAAGGGGTTCCAGATTACCCAGTACGACGCCCCCGTCTGTCAGGACGGCGAACTGGAAGTCGAAGTCGAAGGCGACCGGCGGACCGTCGGCATCCAGCGCGCCCACCTCGAAGAGGACCCCGGAAGCCTCCAGCACGCGGGCGGGAGCATCGACACCGCCGACTACACGCTGGTCAACTACAACCGGGCAGGCGTCCCGCTGATGGAAATCGTGACCGAACCCGACTTCCGCGGACCGGAGGAAGTCGAAGCGTTCCTCGCCAAACTCGAAGAGGTCCTCGAATACCTCGGCGTGTTCGACAGCCAACGGGACGGTAGCCTCCGAATCGACGCCAACCTCAGCGTAGTGGACGCCGACGAAATCGGCGACGACGGCGAGATTAGCGACGAGGCGCTCGAAGCCGCCAACCGGACCGAGGTCAAGAACATCTCCAGTCACAAGGGCGCGGAAAAGGCCCTCGCTTACGAGGCCCAGCGCCAGAAGAACGCGGTCCAGCGCGGCCGGGAAGTCGAACAGGAGACCCGCCACTGGGACGAGGGCCGGGGCATCACGATGTCGATGCGCTCGAAGGAAGAGGAGAAAGACTACCGCTACTTCCGGGAGGCCGACCTGCCGCCGCTTCAGGTCAGCGACTGGAAGCAGAAGCTAGAGATTCCCGAGTTGCCCGACGCCCGCCGCGAGCGGTTCCGCGACGAGTACGACCTGAGCGAGGAGGCCGCCAGTAAGCTGACTTCGACCAAGCAGGTCGCGGACTTCTACGAGGACGTGGCTGGCGAGTACGACCCGGACCTCGCGGCGACGTGGGTTGCCGACAACCTGCTCGGCGAACTCAACTACCGCGACATGGAGATTACCGACGTGGCCGACCGACTCGACGAGTTCAAGCGCCTCGTGGCGTTGGTCGCCGACGAGGAGATTACGACGAAGAACGCCGAAGAGGTCGTCCTCCGGGAGATGCTGGACGAGGGAGACGACCCCGAGACGGTCATCGACCGCGAGGGTCTCGGCAAGGCCGACGAGGGCGAAATCGAGGGCGCGGTCTCCGACGCCATCGAAGAGAACCCCGATGCAGTCGAGGACTACCACGCTGGCGAAGGCGGCGCGCTCAACTTCCTCGTCGGGCAGGTCATGCAGAAGACCGGCGGGAGCGCCGACCCCGGTTCGGTGAACCAGATGCTTCGGGGGCGACTGGACGAGTAG
- a CDS encoding PGF-pre-PGF domain-containing protein: protein MSGGRKPDPRRRSSTSKQALAALAVVFLLGATATSTVGVALGDVSGSNDGRVPAGERAAPYPMNDTDNETNDSNEVTFPTTQTTTQSDDGPGLFPFPHETTSEPTTTEPATTEPNPGDPPGQGETQTPGDSPNSGEPANPGNSPNETAPPENRGETPPAEPNWTPGLGAPPEGVGPGMGSGPPADRGPEENRTGPPVNVTNPGRNRTAFPENAGNGTYLPGNRTSNATERTNRTLPADAAKVNVTVRNASANEPVSVNVSTPEERDGNVSFSSVNVTPTRNADLTLNVTSSENPIAEKTPTETLSNDTEPLAYMSVDHSISDRNISNVTFTFRVDRDRVNHTERDEIALYRYHDDSWNELPTTLVETTENHYVYRVRSPGLSEFAAGKKTPQFEITNATVKFSTLSVGDALEVRVRITNRGDADGTFTAELVLGDELVADRQLTIAAGGMRQVTFEREVVKPGTYDVYVNEFQVGEVRVNGSEATGSTSAGPTDGPATDSKTNSDALTHGSEAQSDANAKTPGLGFGAGVAGLVAALYAARRRDR from the coding sequence ATGAGCGGGGGTAGAAAGCCGGACCCGAGACGCAGGTCATCGACCTCGAAGCAGGCACTCGCGGCACTCGCAGTCGTCTTTCTCCTCGGCGCTACCGCCACCTCCACGGTCGGCGTCGCCCTCGGCGACGTGTCCGGTTCGAACGACGGACGCGTCCCGGCGGGCGAACGCGCCGCCCCGTATCCGATGAACGACACCGACAACGAGACCAACGATTCGAACGAGGTGACGTTCCCGACGACCCAGACCACGACCCAGTCCGACGACGGGCCGGGTCTGTTCCCGTTCCCCCACGAGACGACGAGCGAGCCGACGACCACCGAACCGGCGACTACCGAACCGAACCCCGGTGACCCGCCGGGTCAGGGCGAGACGCAGACTCCCGGCGACTCGCCGAACTCGGGTGAACCGGCGAATCCGGGCAACTCGCCGAACGAGACCGCTCCCCCCGAGAACCGAGGCGAAACTCCCCCGGCCGAACCGAACTGGACGCCCGGACTGGGCGCGCCACCGGAGGGAGTCGGTCCCGGAATGGGGTCCGGTCCGCCCGCCGACCGCGGTCCCGAGGAAAACCGTACCGGCCCGCCGGTGAACGTGACGAATCCGGGTCGAAACCGGACCGCGTTTCCCGAGAACGCCGGGAACGGAACGTATCTACCGGGGAACCGGACTTCGAACGCGACCGAGCGCACAAACCGCACGCTCCCCGCGGACGCCGCAAAGGTGAACGTCACCGTGCGGAACGCCAGTGCGAACGAACCGGTGTCGGTCAACGTCTCGACGCCCGAGGAGCGCGACGGCAACGTGTCGTTCTCGTCGGTCAACGTGACGCCGACCCGGAACGCCGACCTCACGCTAAACGTCACGTCAAGCGAGAACCCGATAGCCGAAAAGACGCCGACGGAGACGCTCTCGAACGACACGGAACCGCTGGCGTACATGAGCGTGGACCACTCCATCTCCGACCGGAACATCAGCAACGTCACCTTCACGTTCCGGGTGGACCGAGACCGAGTGAATCACACGGAGCGCGACGAAATCGCGCTGTATCGTTACCACGACGACTCGTGGAACGAACTCCCGACGACTCTAGTCGAGACCACCGAGAACCACTACGTCTACCGGGTTCGCTCGCCCGGTCTCTCCGAGTTCGCGGCGGGCAAGAAGACCCCCCAGTTCGAGATTACCAACGCCACGGTCAAGTTCTCCACGCTGTCGGTGGGTGACGCCCTCGAAGTCCGCGTCCGCATCACGAACCGCGGAGACGCCGACGGGACGTTCACCGCGGAACTCGTCCTCGGTGACGAGTTGGTCGCGGACCGCCAACTCACCATCGCCGCGGGCGGCATGCGCCAAGTCACCTTCGAGCGCGAGGTGGTCAAACCGGGCACCTACGACGTGTACGTCAACGAGTTCCAAGTCGGCGAAGTCCGGGTGAACGGAAGCGAAGCGACCGGTTCGACCAGCGCAGGCCCGACCGACGGCCCGGCGACCGACTCGAAGACGAACTCGGACGCGCTGACTCACGGAAGCGAGGCACAGTCAGACGCCAACGCCAAGACCCCCGGTCTCGGATTCGGTGCGGGGGTCGCCGGACTGGTCGCGGCGCTGTACGCGGCGCGACGGCGCGACCGATAG
- a CDS encoding sensor histidine kinase yields the protein MKVRTKFAVLMVVVTLVLSGVVYGQLELAKSRSVSQIQENVDQTAGQTAEQIDAQIRQEKNYVGFYASRPAASNFSRSGQFLEQFLTNPHVFAGQVVAANGTVVGFRGDVTDEIRRETVGEDLGNRTYVRRPARAGEIHVTDPERANGTDQYIVVISAPIFEDGEIVGVLAAALPVNEFTVLTMVKPLETDVRTVSVWTDDRVLHAPQSALTDPVSSTATVDSTGWTVRVSRDRSALAARLREMALLQAASLALVLSLVVGLAVWEYNVNIRQAQKLLDGFGALREGDYDHEPDLSSGEEWHQLRDGFADLADALAERETELREREQRLQVFNRVLRHNLRNDMTVVVNYAEFVAEESDDAAIRDAAEKIASHGWNLVDMSEKARRVGAGGDGATGPVEVDVVSTVTDAVAEVRDDYPDADVSVETGDEQAVRAVPALDAAVENVCENAVEHNDAHAPEMSVTVESITDDGEEWVRVAVTDDGPGIPDHERAVLTEGEETALEHGSGLGLWLVHWVVERSDGRLSFAENDPSGSVVRMDLKPADGADEAAETDGN from the coding sequence GTGAAAGTCCGGACGAAGTTCGCGGTGCTGATGGTGGTCGTGACCCTCGTGCTGAGCGGCGTGGTCTACGGCCAGTTAGAACTGGCCAAGAGCCGGTCGGTCTCCCAGATTCAGGAGAACGTAGACCAGACCGCTGGCCAGACCGCCGAGCAAATCGACGCCCAGATACGTCAAGAGAAGAACTACGTCGGATTCTACGCGTCTCGTCCGGCGGCGAGCAACTTCAGTCGGTCCGGCCAGTTCTTAGAGCAGTTTCTCACCAATCCCCACGTCTTCGCCGGGCAGGTCGTCGCGGCCAACGGCACCGTGGTCGGCTTTCGCGGCGACGTGACCGACGAGATTCGCCGCGAGACCGTCGGTGAGGACTTGGGGAACCGAACCTACGTCCGCCGCCCCGCCCGAGCTGGCGAGATACACGTCACCGACCCCGAGCGTGCGAACGGGACCGACCAGTACATCGTCGTCATCAGCGCGCCTATCTTCGAGGATGGGGAGATAGTCGGCGTGCTGGCGGCGGCGCTCCCGGTCAACGAGTTCACCGTTCTCACGATGGTCAAACCCTTGGAGACCGACGTTCGAACGGTCTCGGTCTGGACCGACGACAGGGTTCTCCACGCCCCGCAGTCCGCGCTGACGGACCCGGTGTCTAGTACCGCCACCGTCGATTCGACCGGGTGGACGGTGCGGGTCAGTCGGGACCGGTCGGCGCTCGCCGCGCGCCTGCGGGAGATGGCGCTCCTACAGGCCGCGAGTCTGGCGCTGGTGTTGTCGTTGGTCGTCGGACTCGCCGTCTGGGAGTACAACGTCAACATCCGGCAGGCACAGAAGCTGTTGGACGGGTTCGGCGCGCTCCGGGAGGGCGACTACGACCACGAACCGGACCTCTCGTCGGGCGAGGAGTGGCACCAACTCCGCGACGGGTTCGCGGACCTCGCCGACGCGCTGGCCGAGCGCGAGACCGAACTTCGGGAGCGCGAACAGCGCCTACAGGTGTTCAACCGCGTCCTGCGTCACAATCTCCGCAACGACATGACCGTCGTGGTCAACTACGCCGAGTTCGTCGCCGAGGAGTCCGACGACGCCGCGATTCGGGACGCGGCCGAGAAAATCGCGTCTCACGGCTGGAACCTCGTGGACATGAGCGAGAAGGCACGCCGCGTCGGGGCCGGAGGTGACGGTGCGACCGGCCCGGTCGAAGTCGATGTCGTCTCGACTGTGACCGACGCCGTGGCCGAGGTCCGAGACGACTACCCCGACGCCGACGTTTCGGTCGAGACGGGCGACGAGCAGGCCGTGCGAGCGGTTCCGGCATTGGACGCCGCAGTCGAGAACGTCTGTGAGAATGCGGTCGAACACAACGACGCCCACGCGCCCGAAATGTCGGTCACTGTCGAGTCGATAACCGACGACGGCGAGGAGTGGGTCCGGGTTGCAGTCACCGACGACGGACCCGGCATCCCCGACCACGAGCGAGCGGTCCTGACGGAGGGCGAGGAGACTGCCCTAGAACACGGGAGCGGTCTGGGTCTCTGGTTGGTCCACTGGGTCGTCGAACGCTCGGACGGTCGGTTGTCCTTCGCCGAGAACGACCCGAGCGGGTCGGTCGTCAGGATGGACTTGAAACCCGCGGACGGAGCAGACGAAGCGGCGGAGACCGACGGGAACTGA
- the smc gene encoding chromosome segregation protein SMC — MHIKKLVLDNFKSFGRRTEIPFYEDFTTVSGPNGSGKSNIIDSVLFALGLARTRGIRAEKLTDLIYNPGHADGSEESSGPREASVEVVLDNGDGVLDRAQVVNAAGSESVGDVDEITIKRRVKETEDNYYSYYYLNGRSVNLSDIQDLLAQAGVTPEGYNVVMQGDVTEIINMTPYERRQIIDEIAGVAEFDAKKEDALAELETVKDRIGEAELRIEEKQDRLDQLADERETALEYQGLRDEKQEYEGHLKAAELEEKREDLANTREDIEDRESELADLQRELDERQGRVIRLEDELEELNAEIERKGEDEQLRIKSEIEEVKGEISRLEDAIESAQEKIQDAENTRRQAFVEIDRKQENVEEFESDIRDVKIEKSSVKADVQQKQAELEEVEAEIDAIDTEYDEVKAELAEKKDELEEQKSEKNDLQREKDRLVDEARRRSNAESEKERELEEARETIPELETKLDDLEDELAKAERNRAQIADVVADLKREKRELQDDLDSVEDEIQAKQQEYAELEAKAGQSGDSSYGRAVSTILNAEKPGVHGTVAQLGGVGQKYATACETAAGGRMAHVVVDDDGVGQSCIEYLKSRNAGRATFLPLTEMHDRNLPSPPSAPGVVDFAYNLVDFDSQFSGVFAYVLGDTLVVEDMETARDLMGDYRLVTLSGELVEKSGAMTGGSKSGSRYSFSKSGKGQLERVAQRINELEDERKSVREDLRDVDDRLDDARDRKSDATDQVRSIESDIERTEDELASVKDRIADLEDELVAMETEREAVNEQMQELEDEIGEREDDIAEIEGDIADLEDELADSRIPELTAEAEGIEDEIETLEDRIDELDGELNELQLEKQYAEDAIEDLHDDIEQAQNRKAEQEERIAEFEAEIENWESILEDKREAVEELEDELADLKDDREDVKADLREAQQERDEKKSEVETVENRLESLRRSADRLEDDIADLRERVGEYDADEIPDLDDVEKNIARLERQMEELEPVNMLAIEEYDDVKSDLDDLEERKSVLVEEREGIRERIDSYEDQKKATFMDAFEAIDDQFEDIFERLSNGTGRLHLEDDEDPFDGGLTMKAQPGDKPIQRLDAMSGGEKSLTALAFIFAIQRYNPAPFYALDEVDAFLDAANAERVGEMVDELAGDAQFVVVSHRSAMMERSERAIGVTMQGDNVSTVTGIQLGDGDEEVPADD; from the coding sequence ATGCACATCAAAAAGCTCGTCTTGGACAACTTCAAGAGCTTCGGACGACGAACCGAAATCCCCTTTTACGAGGATTTCACCACTGTTTCGGGTCCGAACGGCTCCGGGAAGAGTAACATCATCGACAGCGTTCTGTTCGCGCTGGGACTGGCCCGGACGCGAGGCATCCGCGCCGAGAAACTGACCGACCTCATCTACAACCCCGGCCACGCCGACGGGAGCGAGGAGTCGAGCGGCCCGCGGGAGGCCAGCGTCGAAGTCGTCTTGGACAACGGCGACGGCGTGTTGGACCGCGCGCAAGTGGTCAACGCCGCCGGGTCCGAGAGCGTCGGCGACGTGGACGAAATCACCATCAAGCGCCGGGTCAAGGAGACCGAAGACAACTACTATTCGTACTACTACCTCAACGGCCGGTCGGTCAACCTCTCGGACATTCAGGACTTGCTAGCGCAGGCGGGCGTCACGCCGGAAGGCTACAACGTCGTCATGCAGGGCGACGTGACCGAGATTATCAACATGACGCCCTACGAGCGCCGCCAGATAATCGACGAAATCGCGGGCGTGGCGGAGTTCGACGCCAAGAAAGAAGACGCCTTAGCGGAGTTGGAGACGGTCAAAGACCGCATCGGCGAGGCCGAACTCCGCATCGAGGAGAAACAGGACCGACTCGACCAGTTGGCCGACGAACGCGAGACGGCACTCGAATATCAGGGCCTGCGCGACGAAAAACAGGAGTACGAGGGCCACCTCAAGGCCGCCGAGTTGGAGGAGAAGCGCGAGGACCTCGCCAACACCCGCGAGGACATCGAAGACCGCGAATCGGAGTTGGCCGACCTCCAACGGGAGTTAGACGAGCGACAGGGCCGGGTCATCCGCCTCGAAGACGAGTTAGAGGAACTCAACGCCGAAATCGAGCGGAAAGGCGAGGACGAACAACTCCGCATCAAGAGCGAAATCGAGGAGGTCAAAGGCGAAATTTCCCGCCTCGAAGACGCCATCGAGTCGGCCCAAGAGAAGATTCAGGACGCTGAGAACACCCGCCGACAGGCGTTCGTGGAGATAGACCGCAAGCAGGAGAACGTCGAGGAGTTCGAGTCGGACATCCGCGACGTGAAAATCGAGAAGTCCTCGGTGAAAGCCGACGTACAGCAGAAGCAGGCCGAGTTAGAGGAAGTCGAGGCCGAAATCGACGCCATCGACACCGAGTACGACGAGGTGAAGGCCGAACTCGCCGAGAAAAAGGACGAGTTAGAGGAGCAAAAGAGCGAGAAGAACGACCTCCAGCGCGAGAAAGACCGCCTCGTAGACGAGGCCCGGCGGCGGTCGAACGCCGAGAGCGAGAAGGAACGGGAACTGGAGGAGGCCCGCGAGACGATTCCGGAGTTGGAGACCAAACTCGACGACTTGGAAGACGAGTTGGCGAAGGCCGAGCGCAATCGCGCCCAAATCGCCGACGTGGTTGCGGACCTCAAACGGGAGAAACGCGAGTTGCAGGACGACCTCGATTCGGTCGAGGACGAGATTCAGGCCAAACAGCAGGAGTACGCCGAACTCGAAGCCAAGGCCGGACAGAGCGGCGACTCGTCGTACGGCCGGGCGGTCTCCACGATTCTGAACGCCGAGAAACCCGGCGTCCACGGCACGGTGGCACAGTTGGGCGGCGTCGGCCAGAAGTACGCGACGGCGTGTGAAACCGCCGCTGGCGGCCGGATGGCTCACGTCGTGGTTGACGACGACGGCGTGGGTCAGTCCTGCATCGAGTACCTCAAATCCCGGAACGCCGGGCGCGCGACGTTCCTACCGTTGACGGAGATGCACGACCGCAATCTCCCGTCCCCGCCCTCGGCACCGGGCGTGGTGGACTTCGCGTACAACCTCGTGGACTTCGACTCGCAGTTCTCGGGCGTGTTCGCCTACGTGCTGGGCGACACGCTGGTCGTAGAGGACATGGAGACGGCCCGCGACCTGATGGGCGACTACCGACTCGTGACCCTCTCGGGCGAGTTGGTCGAGAAGAGCGGCGCGATGACCGGCGGGTCGAAGTCGGGGTCCCGGTACTCCTTCTCGAAGTCCGGCAAGGGACAACTGGAGCGAGTCGCCCAGCGAATCAACGAGTTGGAGGACGAGCGCAAGTCCGTCCGCGAGGACCTCCGGGACGTGGACGACCGGTTGGACGACGCCCGCGACCGGAAGAGCGACGCCACCGACCAAGTTCGGTCCATCGAGTCGGACATCGAACGCACCGAAGACGAGTTGGCGTCGGTGAAAGACCGCATCGCGGACCTCGAAGACGAACTCGTGGCGATGGAGACCGAACGCGAGGCGGTCAACGAGCAGATGCAGGAACTCGAAGACGAAATTGGGGAACGCGAGGACGACATCGCGGAAATCGAGGGCGACATCGCGGACCTCGAAGACGAACTCGCCGACTCGCGGATTCCGGAACTCACCGCCGAGGCCGAGGGAATCGAGGACGAAATCGAGACGCTGGAGGACCGAATCGACGAGTTGGACGGGGAACTCAACGAACTCCAGTTGGAGAAACAGTACGCCGAAGACGCCATCGAGGACCTCCACGACGACATCGAACAGGCCCAGAACCGGAAGGCCGAGCAGGAAGAACGGATAGCGGAGTTCGAGGCCGAAATCGAGAACTGGGAGTCGATTCTCGAAGACAAGCGCGAGGCGGTCGAAGAACTCGAAGACGAACTCGCCGACCTCAAAGACGACCGCGAGGACGTGAAAGCCGACCTCCGGGAGGCCCAGCAAGAACGCGACGAGAAGAAGTCGGAAGTGGAGACGGTCGAGAACCGCCTCGAAAGCCTCCGGCGGAGCGCCGACCGACTCGAAGACGACATCGCGGACCTCCGCGAGCGAGTGGGCGAGTACGACGCCGACGAGATTCCGGACTTGGACGACGTGGAGAAGAACATCGCGCGCCTCGAACGCCAGATGGAGGAGCTAGAACCGGTCAACATGCTCGCCATCGAGGAGTACGACGACGTGAAGTCGGACTTGGACGACTTAGAGGAGCGCAAGTCGGTCCTCGTGGAGGAACGCGAGGGCATCCGCGAGCGCATCGATTCCTACGAGGACCAGAAGAAGGCGACGTTCATGGACGCCTTCGAAGCCATAGACGACCAGTTCGAGGACATCTTCGAGCGACTCTCGAACGGGACCGGACGCCTCCACCTCGAAGACGACGAGGACCCCTTCGACGGCGGCCTGACGATGAAGGCCCAACCCGGCGACAAGCCAATCCAGCGCCTCGACGCGATGTCGGGCGGCGAGAAGAGTCTGACCGCCCTCGCGTTCATCTTCGCCATCCAGCGGTACAACCCCGCGCCGTTCTACGCGCTGGACGAGGTGGACGCCTTCCTCGACGCCGCGAACGCAGAGCGCGTCGGCGAGATGGTAGACGAACTCGCGGGCGACGCCCAGTTCGTCGTCGTCTCCCACCGGTCGGCGATGATGGAACGCTCCGAGCGGGCAATCGGCGTGACGATGCAGGGCGACAACGTGAGTACGGTGACGGGAATCCAGTTGGGCGACGGCGACGAGGAGGTGCCCGCGGATGATTGA